AGTAGCTTTACAATGGGGAGAAACCCTACAAGTGCTTGGAacgtgggaagagcttcaggcagagcagcaccctgatcagccaccagatgatccacactggggaatggcCCTACAAGTGTGGGGAGAatgggaagggcttcagctgcagctctgctctcgCCATCCACCaacgcatccacactggggagaggccctgcAAGTGTCccgagtgtgggaagaggtttctgAGAAGCTCCaatctcctccagcagcagcagattcacacagaggagaaGCCCTTTTGCTGCCCTGAGTGTGGGAAAGGCTTCAAGAATAACTCCAACCTCATCAGGCACCAgtgcatccacactggggagaggcgCTACAAGTGCCCCACCTGTGCgaagaggtttcagagcagctcaAATCTCTTCCTGCATGAGTGGATTCACACAGATGAGAGGTCCTTCCGCTGCcctgagtgtgggaagggcttcaagagAAACTCCCACCTTGTCACCTACCTATGCATCCACACGGTGGAGAGGCCCTAACAGTGCACCACATGTGGGAAGAGGTTCACCAGCAGCTCTGACTTGACCAGACACCAACGGAGGCACCGGTAAGGGAAGCTGCAAAtaccccagctgcaggaacagcttcaggcacagctccagcttcGTTCCCTATGAGAAAACCATGTTCGGAAGAGCCCGGGTGACCCATGTTCCTTGTGATCCATGCTGGGAAGACCCCTGTCCCTATTCCTTCCCCTGTCAATGACACCCTCAAGGCCATGGACATGTCATTACATTCACTCCCACCTCAGGTcattgccaggggcaggaaagggactctctctctccctgaggagaagggtgtCCTTTCCATGTGGGCGATATATGTTGTTGGGAAGAGCCAGGAAGTTGTGTTGTAGTTTTCCCTGtccaagttttatttttcccttctgttatCAATATTGTTTCTGTTCCGTTTGTTCCTTATCTCGTTGCTGTTAccaataaattgttcttatcccaggccaggatctttgccttttgtgctttccatgggaggcaggagggcagcgagggcagcacagttttagcaggagcaggaaattggacaatcccattcctgaacccTGGCCCATGGAaaccgagcatcccagctggtgccagccctggtggccatggcagcagccttgggagcgggtccctggctggggctgtgggaacctcttccctctggggcccagggacaggagtggagggaacggctgcagctgagtc
The genomic region above belongs to Ammospiza nelsoni isolate bAmmNel1 chromosome 19, bAmmNel1.pri, whole genome shotgun sequence and contains:
- the LOC132082061 gene encoding zinc finger protein 239-like, with translation MIHTGEWPYKCGENGKGFSCSSALAIHQRIHTGERPCKCPECGKRFLRSSNLLQQQQIHTEEKPFCCPECGKGFKNNSNLIRHQCIHTGERRYKCPTCAKRFQSSSNLFLHEWIHTDERSFRCPECGKGFKRNSHLVTYLCIHTVERP